The Ascochyta rabiei chromosome 3, complete sequence genome segment ATGAGTGTCCGAACCAAAGCGGACATGGCCTGCCCCAGGCATCGTCAAGAGAAACCGAAACGCCACGGAACATGCCAATGCCGAGCGTAGAAATATCCCCAGAGAAAAATCCAAAACGCCATCGCTTGCCAGCTTGAGAAACAAAAGCTCGAGGCTCGAATATTCATGAGAAGACGTCGCCGCCCGAACGCCCAACACTCGCCCAGTCCAGTCGCTTCGTCTCTTCCAGTTGCGGCCCCGTCCAAGAGTACTCCTTGGGTTCGACGAGGCAGCCCAGGCCTCCTTCTCGCACCCACTCCCCGACGACAGCGTAGATGAACTCAATCTTCTCGCGAAGTTGGTTGCCCTGAGTGATCGCTTTGTACCCATCGGCCTTGTCCGCAGACCCGTACAGCAGCTGTTGTAACGATCCCTTGAGCGTTTCACGTGCCCTGACGTGTCTCCAGGGTACGTTGCCCGTTGCTTCGAGGAGTGCTGTTGCTTCGTAGGGCAGGCACAAGAACGTGGCGTAGCCTCCATCCGACGACAGCACCAGCTTCGTGTGATCTGGGAAATTGAACTGCAGAATGTTAGCTAAAGCCCAAACATCTTGCGCGCTGTGACATACCTGGAAAGAACCATCGTCGAACCCCCAGATGCCGACGTTGCCAAGTCGCTGGTAGAACTTTACAAAGTTCGACTGTCTTGGCCCTTCTTTCACAACCAGCTCTTCATCACCGAAAGTCGCGCACATGTACTTCCCGAACTTGTGCCAGACTGTTCGAATCTCTTCCGTGCGTCGCCGATCCTGGACCTCGACTTGAGACAGGCCCCGATCTTTCTTGACTGTGGTATAGTATTCAAGCGGAACACTCTTCGCTGCTTCTCGGTTCCTGCCATTCTTTTTAAGGTGGTTGTACCCGTCCGTGGCAATCGCAGCTGTGACCGGGTTTTGTTCGTCTGCTGTGAGAAGAGTGCCGATGCTACCGTCGTCCAAGACATAGCCGACTCCATATCTGCGAGAATAGTCGACCCATTTCGTCACAAACGGCAGCTGTGGAGGCTGCTCTCTTCGGGACTTCGATGGCTTCTTCTCGAGAGCTCGCGCAAGATTGTCTCGGAACGTATACAGACGGGCCAAAACCGTTACAGGATCAGTGGCCGGTAGTTCACCGCTGACAGCATGGAACTTTGGTTCGCTTCCAGTCGATGTTGAAAGCTTGGTGCTTCGTGTGGATGTCATGAATTGGGGCGTGGGTTCCGGCTTCTCAGTCACTCGCACGGTAGTCTTTATTGCGCGAAGAGGCGGAAGATCAGGGAGCCCCGTCTCCGTCTCTTGCGCCACCTTCTTGGCACCTTCCTTCGCAGCTCGAGCTCGTGTTGTTGGCCGGGTTTCTCGAGGTGCCCGCAATGGTACaggtgctggtgctgtggCGGCAGCGACCGGAGCAGAGCTCGAGATCTTGCGGACTGCTCGTAATCTTGTAGGCTGCTTGTCCAAAATCCTACGAGCAGGCTCCGGCTCTGTCGACGGTACCGATTCCTGGGTTGCTACGGGCTCGTTTTCTTTGAGTGCCGGCGGTGGCATCTCTCTCCTGACGCGAGGGAGGCGCCCCTTTAACCGGTCGTTCCCAGATGTCTCCACCAGCGCCTGACCCTCTTGTGACGACTCCTTCTCCTCTGAGATCTCGCTCAATCCTCCAGGCGCAGCTTGATGCGGCCATTGCACGCGTGCAGGGAATGGCACGTAGACGACGTCCTTGCTGAACGGAATGTTAGGCTGCTTGCCAGCTTCAATCTCTTTCTGGCAATCACGAGCCACCGTCTTGTTTCTTCTGCTCCCATACGCACCAAACGCTTTCCCTGGCTCATACTCACCCACCGCGGAAGCCTTGCACAACGTCCACCATTCTTCGGTATATCCTCGTCTTATGGTCGAGGCCGTAGGCGCGCGCTCCTTGGGCCATCTTGGAATCTTTGAAGTGCATCCGTTGTCCAGCTCGAGTGGGATCATTCCTAGTTTGAAGAAGGGGTGGGCTACAATCTGATCAGGCGTGGGTCTGTCGTCTTCGTGTACCAGCAGTAACGACACAATGTCGCGCAGGTCGTCTGTGATGTCGTTCGCGCACTTCGCTGGGTCCGGCCAGGAGTATTCACGCGCCTTCAATTTTCGGTAGATGTCCTCGCGCTTCGCTGCGTGAAAAGGCGCGCGGCCTACAGCGAGCGTGTACATCATTATGCCAATCGCCCACAAATCGACCTTCTCGTCGTGGCCCTTGCCTGTCTTCTCGAGGACCTCGGGCGCAAGATAGTTCGGTGTGCCGCACATGGTCGTCCGTCGAATCGCACCGTAGTCGTTTTGGGAGAGGAGCAGGGCAGCAAGGCCAAAGTCGCCGACCTTGACATTCATGTCCTTGTCGAGGAAGAGGTTGCCGGTCTTGAGGTCGCGGTGCACGATGTTTCGCTGGTGCAAGTACTTGATGGCACCACATGTTTGGATCATGAAGCGGCGAATCTCAGGCATGGTGAAGTACTTGCGCTTCTTGATCGCGTCGGCGAGGGAGCCGTTTTCGCACAGCTCCAGGACGACATAGGTGCTTGCGTGGAAAGAGAAGGCGCGGTAGAACTCGACAATGTTGGGATGGGCCAGCTTGGAGTGGATTTGCAGTTCGGTCACAAACTGCAGCACGTCAGCAAGGGTGGCCTGTGTGCAGACGAGGCCGTCGCACCTTTTGTGCCAGTTTGGGGGGCTCCATCTTAGATCTGACGATCTTCAAAGCGACTGTACTGCTGCCCAGGTGGTCGTGGCCCAGCAGCTTCGCGCGGTGGCAGATGGCAAAGCCGCCTTTGCCCAGCTGTGGACCGGTTTCATACTGCAGGCCTTCGGGGTCGCACACCACCTCTGGCGGCGGCTCGGCGTGGATGGACGGGGCAGACATTCCAAGGTTGGCGGTCGAATGTCGAATGTCGAGTGCCGTGGAGGCGTGAGCGCTGGTGTTGAAGGTCGGGACCAGGCTAAACAAACAACCTAAAATAGAATAGTACGACGCAGGCAGTACACGGCTATCCCCTGCTTAGCCAAGTCTGCGCGTGCTTGGAGTCTCACGCAATGCCGCCGCATTGCTTGTGGAGGACATTTTCTGGTCGCATGTTCAGAAATGAAATTCTCGGGCATGAATGCGTTTGTCTAAAATGCTCGCTCTGTCCATACGTCTCTGTTGTACGGTTGCCTGCCGTCTACCAAAGCAAGTCAAGTGCAGTGACGTCGGCGTCGGGGAATTTCCGAGCTGCGGAACTCCAGGCAGCTTCGAAGCAGCCATCATCTCTCCACAACGCTCACTTCTGCTTCCCAATACTCTGCAGCTGGACGCGTTCCCATTGTTGTAGTAGTTTGTGTCATATTACAATTGCTATGATTCGCCTACGTCAAATCAATTGCCCTTTGTAACACCGTCGACGCTCCTCCACCTAGCCTAACATGTCTCTCACACTCAAAATCACCTCGCTCTTCGTGAGGACGCTGGCAAAGCCTATGGCTGTAAGTCTCCGGCTGGGTCTCGCGTGGTCTACCGCTCAACTATTGTAGAATGCCATCAAGCGCAATGCCCACGAACATGAGCGATTCCGCAAAATATGCGTAGGTTTTGCGCAACGCGTCCACCGAATCGACATGCGAATGCGCCTTGGTCTCCTGCAGGACCCCGCAATCATTGATCGACAGATCAAGAAGGAAGTGGCAGCAGCCAAGGCCGCGAGAGACAAACATGCGACGCCCACGGTCAAGACAGAAGAAGAGATgaaagcagaagaagaaatgacggagaaggagaaggaagataTCAAGAAGAGAACAGAAGAGAAGTTCAAGCCACGCATTCGGCCGCTCTCCGAACAAAAGGCGATCGAGACGGGTGCAAACTTCGTGGCTGAGGCGTTCATCTTCGCTGTCGGCATAAGCGTTATTGTATTCGAGCAGTGGCGGCAGAGGAGGAAAGCTAAGAACGCTCGAGACGACATTCGCGAAGATCTCGAGGAACTGCAAGTCGAATTGAAGACTGTTAAGAGTGAGCTTGAGGAATTAAGAAAGAAACAGCCCGATCCTGTACAGCAAGGAAAGCTGCTGAGCTTCTGGAGAGGGAGTGGGGTCGTTGAAAACCAAAAGACTGAGGAGGAGCACAGGGCCGAAGCCAAGAAGGCTGTTGCCAAAGAAAACGAGGCTAAGAGGCTTAGGGAGGAAGCAGCTGCAGACAAGCACTCCAAAGTAGCGCATCTGaccacgacgacgacgcaATCATCAAACAGCTCAACCCCGTTACCAACCTCAGATGACAGCCGACCACAACACTAGATGCCATATATTCGTTGTCAATCCTAGGCTTTCTACAACTTAGGCCATGGCTTCTTCGATGGTCAGCAGCGACTTTTCCTTGCTGTCACTTTACGCTCCTTGGGCGTATGTTGTAAATATCTCCTCCTCATGATACCCAATTCGACTAGAGATGGCAACAGGTTTGTGTTGCTTAGTATGTATCGATGTAGATGTAATATATGTAAGTCGACAAGTCATTCCTGCGGCGCAACGTCCATCGAGGCGTAGCAAAACGAGGACTTTTGTCTTTGAAATCAGTTGAATGATTCTCAGGATCCGCTTCAGCTGCTTGGCTAGCCAATTGCACCTTCCCACTGCGTTGAGGCATGCGTATCGACCTTCCACTCTCGAATCTTCGGCGCTCTCACCATTACTGAGCGCTTCTTTAGAGCTTGCTTGCTCCGTTCGATTCCTACCTAAGAAGCTCATCCCTCGTTAGAAGTTGCACTCGCCCTTCTCAGCTTCACAGGTGTGCGCGATCTCTTGACACCCACCATCCCCAAAGAGCTTCGCTGACAGCTGACCAGCACGACAGCGTCAGGCGCAATTGAACCTGTCAGCTTTTTATAGCAGGCCAAGCAGCACGATGTCTTACTACCACACCACCTCTGTATGCGAGAGTCCAGTGGTACACGCACATCACGCTCACAACAAAGCGACATTTCATGTCCCGCAAAGGCAGCACAATGAAGCGGTAACAAGCGCGGCCACTACCCTCCTTCCCTACTGCACCGCCGAAGTACCGATGAACGAAGAGCAAGTCATCGCGGTGACTGATGTTGCGGGCAGTCTCAAGGAGCTGGTACTACTCATACTGAGAGCCCAAGACGGCAACGAAGAGTGTATGAGCAGGCTCGAAAGCGCATTAGGCGGCGAACAGGCAGCAGTCGGGGTTCTGGACTTCTTCTCTGACGAGTTCGCAATCGAGTGATGCAGTCGGTGTGGTCAGTGTACTGTACACTGTCTCGGGTGACTGCTCGTTGACGCACTGTGGGAAGTGAAGCAGTTGCTCTAGACACTTGCGGAGAGTCGACCGTTGGGTCGGGCAAGGGTACCCTCTGGGCTTAAGCCTGATTTGGCATGACTTGTCCCCTACTGATAAGTTTTGTGCAGGAGGAGGATATGAGGCTTTCGGCGGTGGTGAGGTGCTGGGCGGCGTATTGACTGAGTACTGGAAATGAATTGTCAAAGCGTGCGTGGATTTCCATATGACCTGGACTCGATCACTGTAAGCCTGCTCGTTGCGCATGGTCGCATAAGTGATGAACTGGGGAGAAGCTGCTGTCTTGTCGCGGCTTTGGCGAAGACTGCAGACTGCAGGGACGTTTTTGAGTAGGTTGCCCACGGAGGCGGTGGTGATGTAATCAAGAAGACAGCCACGTAGATTCATTCAACTGCATTGTGATAAGATATATGCTTTGTCTCAAAAGAAAAAAATTGGGCCTGAAGCGACCTCCCGTCACCAACCAAACGCCATTCATGAAGTGCGGCTTCACTCACCAGCGGCCGGATTTGTTCATTAGAAGATCCATTGGAAGCTTTCCTTCACCTCAAAGCTAACCTTTGATCTGCACATTCTGTTAGCAAACCGTCATGTTAAAGACGTGTTGGCATGGCTACACATACCTGATATCAGCGCTACTCGCGCCAACCAGCACCTCGAACCACCCCTCCTCAGCAATCCATGCACCCGTCTGTCCCAGGTTTGTGTCAAAGTATCCGACAGAGTATTTGTCCAGCTCCATGTCTACCATCTTGGTCTCACGAGGCTGCAGGAACACTTTGCCGAATGCTTGCAATTCCTTCTCCGGGCGCGGCAGGCTCGATCGGACATCTCTCACATAAGCTTGAACAATTTCGTGGGCTGCAAAGGACCCTGTGTTTGTGATCGGTACACTGAGCAAGATACTCGTGGATTCAGTAAGCACGTTGGATGACAGTGTGGGCGCGCCGTAGGAGAAGGTAGTGTATGTCAGACCGTGGCCGAAGGGAAAGAGCGGTGCGATTTTGGAGCGCTCGTAATGTCGGTATCCAACATAGATGCCCTCGCCATACACTGTTTTCAGGTTCTCGCCTGGCCAGTTGTGGAACGCGGGATTGTCTTCTATACGCACTGGAAATGTGGTGGGCAGCTTCCCGCTCGGCGATACGTTACCGAGAAGGACATCTGCAAGCGCGTTACCAGCTTCCTGGCCTTGATACCACGCTTGCAGGATGGCGGGCGCTTTACTCGACCAGGGCATCGATATCGGTGTTCCGGATTGGTTGACGACGATGGTGCGAGGGTTTGCTGCAATGACTGCCTCGATGAGGCGATCTTGGCTACCGTCCTTGGGAAGGTCCATGGTCTGCCGGTCATAGCCTTCGGATTCCCATTCTGCATCAAGACCAACTACGAGCACGGCGACATCGGCATCGCGCGCGGTATTTGCGGCCTCCTGGAGACGGTCAATCTTGTCCTCCTCCTGGTAGCCGATGCGGCAGCCCCCGTAGTCGTGGCGGCGGCCGATGATTGATACTTTAGAAGCCGGGCGGACTTCGCTGGTAGATTCAATGAGGATCTCGACCGGAGTGTTGGCGGTGAGATGGATAGACTTGAGGACATCCTGGGACGCGGAGAACATGGCTTCGCCCTCTTCTGTCCAATCCCAGTTGTCAATGAACATCTGTCCGTCGAGGTACATGCGCCCAGGTCCCACGGAGGCGAAGCTGAAGCTGTGGTTTCCGGTTGATTTAGGCGTTAGGATTGATTTGACCTTGAACGAGAATGCCGGCAACAATTCCATGGGGGCTGAGTCCCAGAGCCACAGGTCGGTGCTGACTTTGTGCTGAACTACTGCTGGCTCGCCCTTAAACCTGTCTCCGCGGTAGTATTCCAACCTTACACCTTGCTGACCTTCTGGAGCTGTGCAGTATGGGGTAGCGAGCGGCAGCCACTTCGAGCTATCACAGCCTTGCGCGAACGTGAGCTCACCATCAAATCGGTTGCACATCCCATCCCACGGGCTTGTTCGATAGTAAGGGTTGAGGCCAGCGCTACCCCCACCGTTTGCGATCGATCGCTTGACGTTTGGTCCTATGAGGGCAACC includes the following:
- a CDS encoding class II myosin — its product is MSAPSIHAEPPPEVVCDPEGLQYETGPQLGKGGFAICHRAKLLGHDHLGSSTVALKIVRSKMEPPKLAQKFVTELQIHSKLAHPNIVEFYRAFSFHASTYVVLELCENGSLADAIKKRKYFTMPEIRRFMIQTCGAIKYLHQRNIVHRDLKTGNLFLDKDMNVKVGDFGLAALLLSQNDYGAIRRTTMCGTPNYLAPEVLEKTGKGHDEKVDLWAIGIMMYTLAVGRAPFHAAKREDIYRKLKAREYSWPDPAKCANDITDDLRDIVSLLLVHEDDRPTPDQIVAHPFFKLGMIPLELDNGCTSKIPRWPKERAPTASTIRRGYTEEWWTLCKASAVGEYEPGKAFGAYGSRRNKTVARDCQKEIEAGKQPNIPFSKDVVYVPFPARVQWPHQAAPGGLSEISEEKESSQEGQALVETSGNDRLKGRLPRVRREMPPPALKENEPVATQESVPSTEPEPARRILDKQPTRLRAVRKISSSAPVAAATAPAPVPLRAPRETRPTTRARAAKEGAKKVAQETETGLPDLPPLRAIKTTVRVTEKPEPTPQFMTSTRSTKLSTSTGSEPKFHAVSGELPATDPVTVLARLYTFRDNLARALEKKPSKSRREQPPQLPFVTKWVDYSRRYGVGYVLDDGSIGTLLTADEQNPVTAAIATDGYNHLKKNGRNREAAKSVPLEYYTTVKKDRGLSQVEVQDRRRTEEIRTVWHKFGKYMCATFGDEELVVKEGPRQSNFVKFYQRLGNVGIWGFDDGSFQFNFPDHTKLVLSSDGGYATFLCLPYEATALLEATGNVPWRHVRARETLKGSLQQLLYGSADKADGYKAITQGNQLREKIEFIYAVVGEWVREGGLGCLVEPKEYSWTGPQLEETKRLDWASVGRSGGDVFS
- a CDS encoding Beta-glucosidase, whose translation is MTTMHLGTLSPTEDDNKLIDLKQVTFQVTPVDTVTPSLTPTSSPEVETMAGKKLYSLERPDDKAKELASKLTLEEQVSLLAGADFWRTVSMPEKGIPSIKTTDGPNGARGEFFTNGTPAALFPCGISMASTWNLEMMEEMGRHLGDECKARGADVLLAPTICMHRSPLGGRNFESYSEDPFLTGKLAASYVRGLQSKGIAATIKHFVGNEQETERQAYDAIIAERPLREIYLKPFEIAVREASPWALMSSYNMVNGVHADESEHTIKEILRGEWRWNGAIISDWTGTYATAPSIKAGVDVEMPGPSKWRQFEQVKEALENGELEEDDIEKAAARVLYLVDRTKGLGSQTAEVPEQSIDNIETRNLILQAGIEGLTLLKNENNVLPIKNAKKVALIGPNVKRSIANGGGSAGLNPYYRTSPWDGMCNRFDGELTFAQGCDSSKWLPLATPYCTAPEGQQGVRLEYYRGDRFKGEPAVVQHKVSTDLWLWDSAPMELLPAFSFKVKSILTPKSTGNHSFSFASVGPGRMYLDGQMFIDNWDWTEEGEAMFSASQDVLKSIHLTANTPVEILIESTSEVRPASKVSIIGRRHDYGGCRIGYQEEDKIDRLQEAANTARDADVAVLVVGLDAEWESEGYDRQTMDLPKDGSQDRLIEAVIAANPRTIVVNQSGTPISMPWSSKAPAILQAWYQGQEAGNALADVLLGNVSPSGKLPTTFPVRIEDNPAFHNWPGENLKTVYGEGIYVGYRHYERSKIAPLFPFGHGLTYTTFSYGAPTLSSNVLTESTSILLSVPITNTGSFAAHEIVQAYVRDVRSSLPRPEKELQAFGKVFLQPRETKMVDMELDKYSVGYFDTNLGQTGAWIAEEGWFEVLVGASSADIRSKVSFEVKESFQWIF